The following nucleotide sequence is from Chromobacterium rhizoryzae.
ACAATATAGGAGCAGATGTCGCGCATGCCGGGAATGCGGTTCAGCCGCTCCACGATGAAGCCGCTGAAGGCGGCCAGATTGCGGCAACGGACATGCAGCACGTAGTTGCTGGGACCGGCGACGATGTAGGCGGCGGCGATTTCCTCAAACTGCCGGATGCGCTCCATGAAGTCTTCATGCCAGTCTTCGCGCGCCCGATCCAGCGTCACGTGGACGATGGCTTCCAGCTCGTAGCCGAGCAGGGCCGGGTCCAGTTGGGCGTGATAGCCGCGGATCAGTCCCTGGCTTTCCAGCGCGCGCACCCGCCGCAGACAGGCGGACGGAGACAGGGCCACCTGGTCGGCCAGATCCTGATTGCTGAGCCTGGCGTTGTGCTGCAATGCGGAAAGAATCCGGCAATCTATCGCGTCAAGCTGCATTTGCAATTTCCCATCGTTATCTGTCTGCTCCGCTGCAGTTCCTGCGAAAAGCATGCCATTAGCAAGACCAACTTGCAATTTCTGGCGGATGCCTTGGTGCTAGCATGATTCCAGGCTTCTTACCGCTCAGGAACCGTTCCATGTTGCTCGATATCAGCCCCCCGCTGCGCGCCGGCCTGCCGGTCTGGCCCGGCGACACCGCCTTCGACGCCAGCCCCGCCTGGCAGCTGGACGCCCACTGTCCGGTCAATGTGGCGCGGCTGACGCTGTCGCCTCACAGCGGCGCGCACGCCGACGCGCCGGCTCACTTCCAGGCCGCCGGCCAGGGTATAGGCCAGGTGGCGCTGGACGCCTATCTGGGGCCGTGCCGGCTGATCCATTGCCTGTCCCCCGGCCCGCTGATCCGGCTGGAGCAGATCCGCGCGCGGCTTGAGGCCCGGCCCGGCCCGCTGCCCCCGCGGCTGCTGATCCGCAGTTACGCGCGCTATCCGCTGGAGGCCTGGGACGCGGACTTCCCCGGCGTGGAGGCCGCCGCCATCGACTGGCTGGGCGGCCAGGGCGTGCGGCTGATAGGCGTGGACACCGCCTCGCTGGACCCGATGGACAGCAAGACCATGGACGCCCATCACGCCACCGCGCGCCAGCGCATGGCCATCCTGGAACAGCTGCTGCTGGATCACGCGCCGGAGGGCGATTACGAGTTGATCGCGCTGCCGCTGAAGTTGATGAATCTGGACGCCAGCCCGGTGCGCGCCGTGCTGCGGTCCTTGCCCGTTTCCACCCCTCTCGTGTAGGACCCGCCATGAAACACACTCGCGAAGCTTGTCTCATCGCCGATCAGCAAGACCCGCTGGCCGGCTTCCGCCAGCGGTTCGATCTGCCGGCCAACACTTTCTATCTGGACGGCAACTCGCTGGGCGTGCTGCCCAAGGGCGCGCTGGAGCGCAGCCGGCAGGTGATCACCGGCGAATGGGGCCATGATTTGATCCGCAGCTGGAACACCGCCGGCTGGTTCGATATGCCGGCGCGTCTGGGCGACAAGCTGGCGCCGCTCTTGGGCGCCGGTCCCGGCGAAACCGTGGTCACCGACACCACCTCGCTGAATCTGTTCAAGGCGCTGGCGGCGGCCCTGCGCATCCAGCGGCAGGCTCATCCGGAGCGCAAGGTGATCCTGTCCGAGCGCGACAACTTCCCCACCGATCTCTACATGATCCAGGGCATGATCGAATTCCTGCAGCAGGGCTATGAATTGCGTCTGATCGACGAGGCGCTGCCGCTGGAACAGGCGCTGGACGAGGACGTGGCGGTGCTGCTGCTGTCCCACGTCAATTACCGCACCGGTTATTTGTACGATATGGCCGCGGTCACCCGCAGCGCCCATCAGCGCGGCGCGCTGGCGATCTGGGACCTGGCGCACTCGGCCGGCGCGCTGCAAGTGGACCTGAACGGCGCGGACGCCGATTTCGCCGTGGGCTGCACCTACAAATACCTGAACGGCGGACCGGGCTCGCCCGCCTTCATCTGGGTGGCCCCGCGCCATCAGAACGCTTTCTGGCAGCCCTTGTCCGGCTGGTGGGGCCACGCCAAGCCCTTCGAGATGGCGGCCGACTACGCGCCGGCCCAGGGCATACGCCGCTTCCTGTGCGGCACCCAGCCCATCGTGTCGCTGGCCTTGGTGGAATGCGGTCTGGACGTGGCGCGCCAGGTGGATGCCCAGCAGCTGCGCGCCAAATCGCTGGCGCTGACCGATCTCTTCATCGAGCTGGTGGAGCAGCGCTGCGGCGGCCACCCGCTGACCCTGATCACCCCGCGCGAGCACGCGCGCCGCGGCAGCCACGTCAGCTTCCGCCATCCGCAAGGCTTCGCGGTGATGCAGGCCTTGATCGCCAACGGCGTCATCGGCGATTACCGCGAGCCGGAAGTGCTGCGCTTCGGCATCACTCCGCTCTACCTGAGCCATGCCGACATCTGGGACTCGGTGGAAATCCTGCGCGAGATTCTGGACAGCGGCAGCTGGGATAAACCTGAGTTCCACCGCCGCGGCGCGGTGACCTGAGAACCTGTTTACGATCTGCTGCGCTTCGTGGAGCGTTGCACGGTGAGTACAAGCTCAAAATGCTCATGTACCCCTCGTACATTCCGCTTTTTCGCTCGTTTTCGCCTTGTCTCGCCCTAGCTCGCGAGATCGTCAGCACGTTCTGAGAGCTGTTCAAAACCTGCATGGCGCGCGGCTTGGCCGCGCGCCGCATCAAACCGCCGCCGGCAGCCCCGCGCGGCGGCGCCATAGCGCAAGGGACGTCAGATCCCGCCAGACCGCGCCGCATAGACAGAGGAGAACATCATGAGCAGTTTCCAGGACATCAAGGATAGGGAACAGGGCCTGCAGCGCCGGCTCAGCGCCGGGCAGATGAGCATGATCGCCATCGGCGGCGCCATCGGCACCGGTCTGTTCCTAGGCAGCAAGTTCGCCATCGGCTTCGCCGGCCCCAGCGTGGTGCTCAGCTACGCCATAGGCGGCCTGATCACCCTGTTGCTGATGGGCTGCCTGGCGGAGATGACGGTGGCGCACGCCACTTCCGGCTCCTTCGGCGCCTACGCCGAGCACTACGTCAGCCCGCTGGCCGGCTTCCTGGTGCGCTACAGCTATTGGGCCTGCGTGGTGCTGGCGGTGGGCACCGAAATCACCGCCGTGGCCGAATACATGCGCTACTGGTTTCCCGACACCCCGCCCTGGATCTGGATTCTGCTGTTCTCCAGCGCGCTGATCGGCGTCAACGCCACCAGCGTCAAGGCCTTCGGCACGGTGGAGTACTGGTTCT
It contains:
- a CDS encoding Lrp/AsnC family transcriptional regulator, yielding MQLDAIDCRILSALQHNARLSNQDLADQVALSPSACLRRVRALESQGLIRGYHAQLDPALLGYELEAIVHVTLDRAREDWHEDFMERIRQFEEIAAAYIVAGPSNYVLHVRCRNLAAFSGFIVERLNRIPGMRDICSYIVMRTLKDQRWQVPLDGK
- the kynB gene encoding arylformamidase, which codes for MLLDISPPLRAGLPVWPGDTAFDASPAWQLDAHCPVNVARLTLSPHSGAHADAPAHFQAAGQGIGQVALDAYLGPCRLIHCLSPGPLIRLEQIRARLEARPGPLPPRLLIRSYARYPLEAWDADFPGVEAAAIDWLGGQGVRLIGVDTASLDPMDSKTMDAHHATARQRMAILEQLLLDHAPEGDYELIALPLKLMNLDASPVRAVLRSLPVSTPLV
- the kynU gene encoding kynureninase, with protein sequence MKHTREACLIADQQDPLAGFRQRFDLPANTFYLDGNSLGVLPKGALERSRQVITGEWGHDLIRSWNTAGWFDMPARLGDKLAPLLGAGPGETVVTDTTSLNLFKALAAALRIQRQAHPERKVILSERDNFPTDLYMIQGMIEFLQQGYELRLIDEALPLEQALDEDVAVLLLSHVNYRTGYLYDMAAVTRSAHQRGALAIWDLAHSAGALQVDLNGADADFAVGCTYKYLNGGPGSPAFIWVAPRHQNAFWQPLSGWWGHAKPFEMAADYAPAQGIRRFLCGTQPIVSLALVECGLDVARQVDAQQLRAKSLALTDLFIELVEQRCGGHPLTLITPREHARRGSHVSFRHPQGFAVMQALIANGVIGDYREPEVLRFGITPLYLSHADIWDSVEILREILDSGSWDKPEFHRRGAVT